Proteins encoded by one window of Sphaerodactylus townsendi isolate TG3544 linkage group LG02, MPM_Stown_v2.3, whole genome shotgun sequence:
- the BRMS1L gene encoding breast cancer metastasis-suppressor 1-like protein isoform X2: MPVHSREKKENNHDEMEVDYGENEGSSSEEEESESSSVSEEGDSSEMDDEDCERRRMECLDEMSNLEKQFTDLKDQLYKERLSQVDAKLQEVIAGKAPEYLEPLAALQENMQIRTKVAGIYRELCLESVKNKYECEIQASRQHCESEKLLLYDTVQSELEEKIRRLEEDRHSIDITSELWNDELQSRKKRKDPFSPDKKKPVVVSGPYIVYMLQDLDILEDWTTIRKAMATLGPHRVKTEPPVKLEKHLYSARSEEGRLYYNGEWYGRGQTICIDRKDECPTRFHFFSSRNYFH, encoded by the exons ATGCCGGTCCATTCCCgggagaagaaagagaacaaCCATGATGAGATGGAGGTGGACTATGGGGAAAACGAGGGCAGCAGCTCCGAGGAGGAGGAGTCCGAGAGCTCGTCCGTGTCCGAGGAGGGGGACAGCTCAG AAATGGATGATGAAGATTGTGAAAGGAGAAGAATGGAGTGTTTAGATGAGATGTCCAATCTTGAAAAACAGTTTACAGATCTCAAAGATCA ACTTTACAAAGAGAGATTAAGCCAAGTGGATGCAAAACTGCAGGAGGTCATAGCAGGAAAGGCACCGGAGTACTTAGAACCACTGGCGGCTCTGCAAGAAAACATGCAAATCCGAACAAAAGTGGCAG GTATCTACAGAGAGCTCTGTTTAGAGTCTGTGAAAAACAAATACGAATGTGAAATTCAAGCTTCCCGTCAACACTGTGAG AGTGAAAAGCTCTTGCTGTATGATACAGTTCAAAGTGAACTAGAAGAGAAAATCAGACGACTTGAAGAAGACAGACATAGCATTGACATTACCTCAG aaTTATGGAACGATGAACTTCAGtctaggaagaaaagaaaagatccgTTTAGCCCAGACAAGAAAAAACCTGTTGTTGTATCAG GACCCTATATAGTATATATGCTTCAAGATCTTGACATACTTGAAGACTGGACAACAATAAGAAAG GCAATGGCTACCTTGGGACCACACAGAGTGAAAACAGAAC CCCCTGTCAAGTTGGAAAAACACCTCTACAGTGCAAGATCTGAAGAAGGAAGACTCTATTATAATGGGGAGTGGTATGGGCGTGGACAAACGATATGTATTGATAGGAAAGATGAATGCCCTACAAG attccatttcttttcctccaGGAATTATTTTCACTAA